The proteins below are encoded in one region of Portunus trituberculatus isolate SZX2019 unplaced genomic scaffold, ASM1759143v1 PGA_scaffold_410__1_contigs__length_386818, whole genome shotgun sequence:
- the LOC123500562 gene encoding uncharacterized protein LOC123500562, which yields MTFYLVIPGGDPATNDLSEVALLIAQTIGTHNSCGSGIDGGIDTHLDEPTQERDPPPLQSNSPVVITVGPTAEEELSVVTAQPVMVPQQAGDLQPPAAVQQAADLQQPVLI from the exons ATGACATTCTATCTTGTCATTCCAGGTGGTGACCCTGCAACTAATGATTTATCTGAGGTGGCTCTCCTCATTGCCCAGACCATCGGAACACACAATTCCTGTGGTTCGGGGATTGATGGCGGAATAGACACCCATCTAGATGAGCCAAC TCAGGAAAGAGATCCACCACCCCTGCAGAGCAACAGTCCAGTTGTAATAACTGTAGGGCCCACTGCAGAAGAAGAGCTGTCTGTCGTCACTGCTCAACCAGTGATGGTACCCCAACAGGCTGGGGATCTGCAGCCACCAGCAGCAGTTCAGCAGGCTGCTGACCTGCAGCAACCTGTGTTG atataa